Proteins encoded together in one Acipenser ruthenus chromosome 22, fAciRut3.2 maternal haplotype, whole genome shotgun sequence window:
- the LOC117431128 gene encoding G-protein coupled receptor 151-like codes for MEKLAIRVSNFSTTNSSTDKQRYFAGGHQHLDSKEWKVLLPAVLSVICVLGSAGNLTVIGVLISSARKGKPSLINSLILNLSMADLLILAFAVPFKAAAYAKASWTLGWFVCKTSDWFIQSCMAAKSFTITILAKACFMYVSNPTKQINIKNKTILAVMLTSWILACILPLPAWLFATLKHEGSGLVCVQAIPLSAQDFMSVYVKLYPFVIFWAPLSFAFIYVWRSYGRCQRRGTKTQNLRTQIRSRKLTVMLLSTTATFTLMWLPEWVSWVWVNHIMENGPAPPLFFVISAQVIMFAISLLNPLIILSMSEEFREGYKGLGTRLILKKQKPDSEPQETQVENSSAEAPPNSDHSQDEHTKFNQNQQEEPSSSKENPDSPINKDIILPDVEQFWHEREAESTTQENDPIPWENQDPKIQQPQ; via the coding sequence ATGGAGAAGTTAGCCATCAGAGTATCTAACTTCAGCACCACGAACAGCTCCACTGACAAACAGCGCTACTTTGCCGGTGGGCATCAGCACCTCGATTCGAAGGAGTGGAAAGTTCTGTTACCTGCGGTACTGTCAGTTATCTGCGTTCTGGGTTCCGCTGGCAATCTCACAGTTATCGGCGTTTTGATCAGCAGCGCCCGAAAAGGCAAGCCTTCCCTGATCAATTCCTTAATATTAAATCTAAGCATGGCTGATCTTCTGATTCTGGCGTTTGCAGTTCCGTTCAAGGCTGCCGCTTACGCGAAGGCGAGTTGGACTCTTGGGTGGTTTGTCTGTAAGACCAGTGACTGGTTCATCCAGTCTTGCATGGCAGCTAAAAGTTTCACCATTACAATCCTGGCTAAAGCTTGTTTCATGTATGTGAGTAACCCAACCAAACAaatcaatataaaaaacaaaacgatCCTAGCGGTCATGTTGACTTCGTGGATCCTGGCTTGCATTTTACCACTCCCTGCCTGGCTTTTTGCAACGCTAAAGCACGAAGGAAGTGGGCTTGTTTGTGTCCAAGCAATTCCTTTATCAGCACAAGACTTCATGTCGGTTTACGTTAAGCTCTACCCTTTTGTTATCTTCTGGGCTCCCTTAAGCTTTGCATTTATTTACGTCTGGCGTTCTTATGGAAGGTGCCAGAGGAGAGggacaaaaacacaaaacttgAGAACTCAGATACGATCCAGAAAGCTGACTGTAATGCTGTTGAGTACTACGGCGACCTTTACTTTAATGTGGCTGCCCGAATGGGTCTCTTGGGTTTGGGTGAACCACATCATGGAGAATGGACCCGCCCCACCGCTGTTTTTTGTAATTTCTGCCCAGGTAATCATGTTTGCCATCTCCTTGCTGAACCCACTCATCATCTTGTCCATGTCTGAAGAGTTTAGAGAAGGATATAAAGGCTTGGGAACAAGGCTGATCTTGAAGAAACAAAAGCCCGATTCGGAACCACAGGAAACTCAAGTCGAAAACAGTTCAGCAGAGGCACCCCCCAACTCGGACCATTCCCAGGATGAACATACCAAATTTAACCAAAATCAACAAGAAGAACCGTCCTCCAGCAAGGAAAACCCAGACAGTCCAATAAACAAGGACATTATCCTGCCTGATGTAGAGCAGTTTTGGCATGAGCGAGAAGCTGAATCCACAACTCAAGAGAACGACCCTATTCCATGGGAAAACCAGGACCCCAAAATACAACAGCCACAGTAG
- the LOC117431655 gene encoding transcription elongation regulator 1-like isoform X1 has protein sequence MADRGEAEEIVRFNDNRMAQQQALRFRGPAPPPNPVMRGPPPLMRPPPPPFGMMRGPPPPPRPPFGRPPFDPSMPPMPPPGGMPPPMGPPHMQRPPFMPPPMGSMPPPPGMMFPPGMPPVPTPGAPTLPPNEEIWVENKTPEGKVYYYNARTRESAWTKPDGVKVIQQSELNPIMATQAAAVSSASSPVVSTAATPVSTQAASTAHSTSPSSTATLTAAAAAAAAAAAVSQAVSSSTNQDLTSTVTSSSPPSVSASTVTATVTPVQAVPQPIPQSLPAAVPQQLPHAVPQQLPHTVPQQLPHAVPQPTTTIPAFPSVMVPPFRVPLPGMPGMPIPLPGVAMMQIVSCPYIKTIAPNKNGMLSGMGPPLVPMMHPQVAIAASPAALVGAMPFSEWSEYKTMDGKTYYYNNRTLESTWEKPYELKEKEMLLKEMEKPREASKDHFEDAEPMEMEEEEPKMEPPKEIKEELKEEEMTEEEKAAQKAKPVATSPIPGTPWCVVWTGDDRVFFYNPTTRLSMWDRPEELIGRADVDKTIQEPPHKKATEDGKKMGKEELETSTTEDAIDDEPIKAKKRKKDDVKDVDSEKEAAMEAEIRAARERAIVPLEARMKQFKDMLLERGVSAFSTWEKELHKIVFDPRYLLLNPKERKLVFDQYVKTRAEEERKEKKNKTMQAKEDFRKMMEEAKLNTRTTFSEFASKHAKDLRFKLIEKMKDREAMYTEFMTAFRKKEKEDSKNRGEKVKHDFYELLSDHHIDGQSRWSKVKDKIESDHRYKAVEGSSTREELFKQYIDKQAKNFDSDKEKELERQARIEASLREREREVQKARSEQTKEIDREREQHKREEAMQHFKALLSDMVRSSDVSWSDTRRTLRKDHRWESASLLEREEKEKLFNDHIEALTKKKKEHFRQLLDETSSITLTTTWKEVKKIIKEDPRCIKFSSSDRKKQREFEEYIRDKYITAKADFRTLLKETKFITYRSRKLIHESDQHLKDVEKILQNDKRYLVLDCVPEERGKLIMAYIEDLDRRGPPPPPTASEPTRRSTK, from the exons ATGGCGGATCGCGGAGAGGCCGAAGAAATAGTGAGATTTAACGACAACAG GATGGCACAACAGCAAGCATTACGTTTTCGAGGTCCGGCGCCCCCACCCAACCCTGTCATGAGAGGCCCGCCGCCGCTGATGAGGCCCCCTCCCCCACCTTTTGGAATGATGAGGGGTCCTCCCCCACCTCCACGACCACCCTTTGGGCGCCCTCCTTTTGACCCCAGCATGCCCCCCATGCCTCCCCCCGGGGGAATGCCGCCACCCATGGGCCCCCCTCACATGCAG AGACCACCCTTTATGCCGCCACCGATGGGGAGCATGCCCCCTCCTCCTGGAATGATGTTTCCTCCGGGGATGCCTCCTGTGCCGACACCTGGGGCACCGACATTGCCCCCCAACGAGGAGATCTGGGTGGAAAACAAAACCCCAGAAGGAAAG GTGTACTATTACAATGCTCGGACCCGTGAGTCTGCTTGGACCAAACCAGATGGGGTGAAGGTAATCCAGCAGTCTGAGCTGAACCCTATCATGGCGACGCAGGCTGCAGCCGTATCCTCTGCCAGCTCCCCTGTGGTCAGCACAGCGGCTACTCCGGTCTCGACGCAGGCAGCTTCTACTGCACACTCGACCAGCCCTTCTTCCACAGCCACactcacagctgctgctgctgctgctgctgctgctgctgccgtctcgcAGGCGGTATCCT CATCCACCAATCAAGACCTGACATCAACAGTTACCTCATCGAGCCCCCCGTCAGTCAGTGCATCAACGGTCACAGCGACAGTGACCCCGGTACAGGCTGTACCACAGCCCATACCACAGAGCCTGCCCGCAGCTGTGCCGCAGCAGTTGCCACACGCTGTACCGCAGCAGTTGCCACACACTGTGCCGCAGCAGTTACCACACGCTGTGCCCCAACCCACCACCACAATCCCTGCCTTCCCTTCGGTCATGGTGCCGCCTTTCCGAGTGCCTTTGCCTGGCATGCCTGGCATGCCCATTCCTTTACCTG GTGTAGCAATGATGCAGATAGTCAGCTGCCCGTATATAAAGACAATCGCTCCCAACAAGAACG GTATGCTGTCAGGAATGGGTCCTCCTCTTGTGCCAATGATGCACCCACAGGTTGCAATCGCAGCTTCCCCTGCTGCCCTAGTAGGGGCAATGCCATTCTCAGAGTGGTCCGAGTACAAGACTATGGATGGAAAGACCTACTACTATAACAACAGAACACTGGAGTCCACGTGGGAGAAGCCGTACGAGTTAAAGGAGAAAG AGATGCTTTTAAAGGAAATGGAAAAACCCAGAGAGGCAAGCAAAGATCATTTTGAAGACGCAGAGCCAATGGAAATGGAAGAGGAGGAGCCTAAAATGGAACCACCAAAGGAGATCAAAGAG GAGCTGAAGGAGGAGGAAATGACTGAAGAGGAAAAAGCTGCACAAAAAGCGAAGCCTGTGGCTACATCCCCTATCCCAGGAACTCCATG GTGTGTGGTGTGGACGGGTGATGACAGGGTGTTCTTCTATAACCCAACGACTCGTCTCTCCATGTGGGATCGCCCAGAAGAACTGATTGGAAGAGCTGATGTCGACAAAACCATCCAGGAGCCTCCTCACAAGAAGGCCACGGAGGATGGGAAGAAAATGG GCAAAGAAGAACTGGAAACATCAACAACAGAAGATGCGATTGATGATGAACCTATCAAGGCAAAGAAAAGAAA GAAGGACGACGTGAAAGATGTGGACTCTGAGAAAGAGGCAGCCATGGAGGCAGAGATCAGGGCTGCCCGGGAGAGGGCCATCGTCCCTCTGGAAGCCCGTATGAAACAGTTCAAGGACATGCTGCTGGAGAGAGGG GTTTCTGCCTTTTCAACATGGGAAAAAGAGCTTCATAAGATTGTGTTTGATCCTCGATACCTACTACTTAATCCGAAGGAACGCAAACTG GTTTTCGACCAATATGTGAAGACCAGGGCAGAAGAGGAgaggaaggaaaaaaagaataaaacaatgcAAGCCAAGGAGGATTTCAGAAAAATGATGGAAGAGGCGAAATTAAATACAAG AACCACCTTCAGTGAGTTTGCATCCAAACATGCTAAAGACTTGCGTTTCAAATTAATCGAGAAGATGAAGGACAGAGAGGCCATGTATACAGAGTTTATGACTGCATTCCgcaagaaggagaaggaggactCCAAGAACCGGGGTGAAAAG GTAAAACATGACTTCTACGAGTTGCTGTCTGACCACCATATTGATGGTCAGTCCCGCTGGAGCAAAGTGAAAGATAAAATAGAAAGTGATCATCGATACAAAGCTGTGGAGGGCTCCTCAACAAGGGAGGAACTGTTCAAACAGTATATAGACAAACAGGCAAAG AATTTTGATTCGGACAAGGAGAAAGAGCTTGAAAGGCAGGCCCGTATAGAGGCGAGCCTCCGCGAGCGTGAGAGAGAAGTGCAGAAAGCACGCTCTGAGCAAACCAAGGAAATCGACAGGGAAAGGGAGCAGCACAAGCGGGAGGAGGCGATGCAGCATTTTAAAGCTCTCCTATCTGACATG GTCCGTTCCTCGGATGTTTCGTGGTCAGATACGAGAAGGACACTCCGCAAAGATCATCGCTGGGAATCTGCGTCTCTCTTGGAGCGAGAAGAGAAGGAGAAACTTTTTAATGACCACATCGAGGCACTTACCAAGAAGAAGAAAGAGCATTTTAGGCAGCTCCTAGATGAGACGTCTTCT attACTCTAACCACAACGTGGAAAGAAGTTAAAAAGATTATTAAGGAAGATCCTCGTTGTATCAAGTTTTCATCCAGCGACCGG aAAAAGCAGAGGGAGTTTGAAGAGTACATCCGAGATAAATACATAACTGCAAAAGCAGACTTCAGAACTTTGCTCAAAGAAACAAAGTTTATTACAtacag ATCCCGAAAATTGATACACGAGTCTGACCAGCACCTGAAAGATGTAGAAAAGATTCTTCAGAACGACAAGCGTTACCTGGTACTAGACTGCGTCCCTGAAGAGAGAGGGAAACTCATCATGGCTTACATTGAGGACCTGGATCGCAGAGGTCCCCCACCTCCTCCCACTGCTTCAGAGCCCACGCGGCGGTCTACGAAATAA
- the LOC117431655 gene encoding transcription elongation regulator 1-like isoform X2 has protein sequence MADRGEAEEIVRFNDNRMAQQQALRFRGPAPPPNPVMRGPPPLMRPPPPPFGMMRGPPPPPRPPFGRPPFDPSMPPMPPPGGMPPPMGPPHMQRPPFMPPPMGSMPPPPGMMFPPGMPPVPTPGAPTLPPNEEIWVENKTPEGKVYYYNARTRESAWTKPDGVKVIQQSELNPIMATQAAAVSSASSPVVSTAATPVSTQAASTAHSTSPSSTATLTAAAAAAAAAAAVSQAVSSSTNQDLTSTVTSSSPPSVSASTVTATVTPVQAVPQPIPQSLPAAVPQQLPHAVPQQLPHTVPQQLPHAVPQPTTTIPAFPSVMVPPFRVPLPGMPGMPIPLPGMLSGMGPPLVPMMHPQVAIAASPAALVGAMPFSEWSEYKTMDGKTYYYNNRTLESTWEKPYELKEKEMLLKEMEKPREASKDHFEDAEPMEMEEEEPKMEPPKEIKEELKEEEMTEEEKAAQKAKPVATSPIPGTPWCVVWTGDDRVFFYNPTTRLSMWDRPEELIGRADVDKTIQEPPHKKATEDGKKMGKEELETSTTEDAIDDEPIKAKKRKKDDVKDVDSEKEAAMEAEIRAARERAIVPLEARMKQFKDMLLERGVSAFSTWEKELHKIVFDPRYLLLNPKERKLVFDQYVKTRAEEERKEKKNKTMQAKEDFRKMMEEAKLNTRTTFSEFASKHAKDLRFKLIEKMKDREAMYTEFMTAFRKKEKEDSKNRGEKVKHDFYELLSDHHIDGQSRWSKVKDKIESDHRYKAVEGSSTREELFKQYIDKQAKNFDSDKEKELERQARIEASLREREREVQKARSEQTKEIDREREQHKREEAMQHFKALLSDMVRSSDVSWSDTRRTLRKDHRWESASLLEREEKEKLFNDHIEALTKKKKEHFRQLLDETSSITLTTTWKEVKKIIKEDPRCIKFSSSDRKKQREFEEYIRDKYITAKADFRTLLKETKFITYRSRKLIHESDQHLKDVEKILQNDKRYLVLDCVPEERGKLIMAYIEDLDRRGPPPPPTASEPTRRSTK, from the exons ATGGCGGATCGCGGAGAGGCCGAAGAAATAGTGAGATTTAACGACAACAG GATGGCACAACAGCAAGCATTACGTTTTCGAGGTCCGGCGCCCCCACCCAACCCTGTCATGAGAGGCCCGCCGCCGCTGATGAGGCCCCCTCCCCCACCTTTTGGAATGATGAGGGGTCCTCCCCCACCTCCACGACCACCCTTTGGGCGCCCTCCTTTTGACCCCAGCATGCCCCCCATGCCTCCCCCCGGGGGAATGCCGCCACCCATGGGCCCCCCTCACATGCAG AGACCACCCTTTATGCCGCCACCGATGGGGAGCATGCCCCCTCCTCCTGGAATGATGTTTCCTCCGGGGATGCCTCCTGTGCCGACACCTGGGGCACCGACATTGCCCCCCAACGAGGAGATCTGGGTGGAAAACAAAACCCCAGAAGGAAAG GTGTACTATTACAATGCTCGGACCCGTGAGTCTGCTTGGACCAAACCAGATGGGGTGAAGGTAATCCAGCAGTCTGAGCTGAACCCTATCATGGCGACGCAGGCTGCAGCCGTATCCTCTGCCAGCTCCCCTGTGGTCAGCACAGCGGCTACTCCGGTCTCGACGCAGGCAGCTTCTACTGCACACTCGACCAGCCCTTCTTCCACAGCCACactcacagctgctgctgctgctgctgctgctgctgctgccgtctcgcAGGCGGTATCCT CATCCACCAATCAAGACCTGACATCAACAGTTACCTCATCGAGCCCCCCGTCAGTCAGTGCATCAACGGTCACAGCGACAGTGACCCCGGTACAGGCTGTACCACAGCCCATACCACAGAGCCTGCCCGCAGCTGTGCCGCAGCAGTTGCCACACGCTGTACCGCAGCAGTTGCCACACACTGTGCCGCAGCAGTTACCACACGCTGTGCCCCAACCCACCACCACAATCCCTGCCTTCCCTTCGGTCATGGTGCCGCCTTTCCGAGTGCCTTTGCCTGGCATGCCTGGCATGCCCATTCCTTTACCTG GTATGCTGTCAGGAATGGGTCCTCCTCTTGTGCCAATGATGCACCCACAGGTTGCAATCGCAGCTTCCCCTGCTGCCCTAGTAGGGGCAATGCCATTCTCAGAGTGGTCCGAGTACAAGACTATGGATGGAAAGACCTACTACTATAACAACAGAACACTGGAGTCCACGTGGGAGAAGCCGTACGAGTTAAAGGAGAAAG AGATGCTTTTAAAGGAAATGGAAAAACCCAGAGAGGCAAGCAAAGATCATTTTGAAGACGCAGAGCCAATGGAAATGGAAGAGGAGGAGCCTAAAATGGAACCACCAAAGGAGATCAAAGAG GAGCTGAAGGAGGAGGAAATGACTGAAGAGGAAAAAGCTGCACAAAAAGCGAAGCCTGTGGCTACATCCCCTATCCCAGGAACTCCATG GTGTGTGGTGTGGACGGGTGATGACAGGGTGTTCTTCTATAACCCAACGACTCGTCTCTCCATGTGGGATCGCCCAGAAGAACTGATTGGAAGAGCTGATGTCGACAAAACCATCCAGGAGCCTCCTCACAAGAAGGCCACGGAGGATGGGAAGAAAATGG GCAAAGAAGAACTGGAAACATCAACAACAGAAGATGCGATTGATGATGAACCTATCAAGGCAAAGAAAAGAAA GAAGGACGACGTGAAAGATGTGGACTCTGAGAAAGAGGCAGCCATGGAGGCAGAGATCAGGGCTGCCCGGGAGAGGGCCATCGTCCCTCTGGAAGCCCGTATGAAACAGTTCAAGGACATGCTGCTGGAGAGAGGG GTTTCTGCCTTTTCAACATGGGAAAAAGAGCTTCATAAGATTGTGTTTGATCCTCGATACCTACTACTTAATCCGAAGGAACGCAAACTG GTTTTCGACCAATATGTGAAGACCAGGGCAGAAGAGGAgaggaaggaaaaaaagaataaaacaatgcAAGCCAAGGAGGATTTCAGAAAAATGATGGAAGAGGCGAAATTAAATACAAG AACCACCTTCAGTGAGTTTGCATCCAAACATGCTAAAGACTTGCGTTTCAAATTAATCGAGAAGATGAAGGACAGAGAGGCCATGTATACAGAGTTTATGACTGCATTCCgcaagaaggagaaggaggactCCAAGAACCGGGGTGAAAAG GTAAAACATGACTTCTACGAGTTGCTGTCTGACCACCATATTGATGGTCAGTCCCGCTGGAGCAAAGTGAAAGATAAAATAGAAAGTGATCATCGATACAAAGCTGTGGAGGGCTCCTCAACAAGGGAGGAACTGTTCAAACAGTATATAGACAAACAGGCAAAG AATTTTGATTCGGACAAGGAGAAAGAGCTTGAAAGGCAGGCCCGTATAGAGGCGAGCCTCCGCGAGCGTGAGAGAGAAGTGCAGAAAGCACGCTCTGAGCAAACCAAGGAAATCGACAGGGAAAGGGAGCAGCACAAGCGGGAGGAGGCGATGCAGCATTTTAAAGCTCTCCTATCTGACATG GTCCGTTCCTCGGATGTTTCGTGGTCAGATACGAGAAGGACACTCCGCAAAGATCATCGCTGGGAATCTGCGTCTCTCTTGGAGCGAGAAGAGAAGGAGAAACTTTTTAATGACCACATCGAGGCACTTACCAAGAAGAAGAAAGAGCATTTTAGGCAGCTCCTAGATGAGACGTCTTCT attACTCTAACCACAACGTGGAAAGAAGTTAAAAAGATTATTAAGGAAGATCCTCGTTGTATCAAGTTTTCATCCAGCGACCGG aAAAAGCAGAGGGAGTTTGAAGAGTACATCCGAGATAAATACATAACTGCAAAAGCAGACTTCAGAACTTTGCTCAAAGAAACAAAGTTTATTACAtacag ATCCCGAAAATTGATACACGAGTCTGACCAGCACCTGAAAGATGTAGAAAAGATTCTTCAGAACGACAAGCGTTACCTGGTACTAGACTGCGTCCCTGAAGAGAGAGGGAAACTCATCATGGCTTACATTGAGGACCTGGATCGCAGAGGTCCCCCACCTCCTCCCACTGCTTCAGAGCCCACGCGGCGGTCTACGAAATAA